Proteins from a single region of Euleptes europaea isolate rEulEur1 chromosome 21, rEulEur1.hap1, whole genome shotgun sequence:
- the MSS51 gene encoding putative protein MSS51 homolog, mitochondrial, whose translation MAHQKKSTPSQVQSCSKDGPMETPVVNGPNMDSLGFLAMDSNVPGLSQVILQKLNMKSYDEYRSAMEGKKRSVDFGIRSYFEMFQKMEDTFKFCVECKKLPESLPNPKSLRRCKRCQNVYYCGSECQRANWPVHKKFCKKLKLVALDRLMEWLVFTGDIPFPTTCWTKHIQEVRGWEDWFSMQEDLDEKLSSILTSHYMNILWANAGKPKPDEGELVESVKRVTADFVSRPATIGLGLRAFQIDPYAKPIVVHVIGASHVETLNARVTDYDELSRMFPKHQGIEVVMVGVDVVDGPIMRPPLVAFGPRERVYLSSYKGLYHDFWELQVETQQAARPDLVVGFHPGFHACPDLMESWLPTLLLLRDYKIPSLFTVYSEQELKHSLKISMGLEMQITGCGANPFASLKPEQAYSNPNKLPVFCNSHYFVFRGLSGSPGEPDAGELEGDKGEND comes from the exons ATGGCTCACCAGAAGAAGAGCACGCCTTCCCAAGTCCAAAGCTGCTCGAAGGACGGCCCCATGGAGACCCCTGTGGTCAACGGACCCAACATGGACTCTCTGGGATTCCTGGCTATGGATAGCAACGTCCCTGGCCTGTCGCAAGTCATCCTTCAAAAGCTCAACATGAAGAGCTACGATGAATACAG GTCTGCGATGGAAGGCAAGAAACGGAGCGTGGACTTCGGCATCCGGTCGTATTTTGAGATGTTTCAGAAAATGGAGGACACGTTCAAATTCTGCGTCGAGTGCAAGAAACTTCCCGAATCGCTGCCCAATCCCAAAAGCCTGCGGAGGTGCAAAAG GTGCCAAAACGTCTATTACTGTGGCTCAGAGTGCCAACGGGCCAACTGGCCCGTCCACAAGAAGTTCTGCAAGAAGCTGAAGCTGGTGGCCCTGGACCGGCTGATGGAGTGGCTCGTGTTCACAG GTGACATCCCTTTCCCCACGACATGCTGGACGAAACACATCCAGGAAGTAAGAGGCTGGGAGGACTGGTTCTCCATGCAAGAAGATCTGGACGAAAAGCTCAGCTCCATACTGACTAGCCATTACATGAACATCCTCTGGGCCAACGCCGGGAAGCCAAAACCAGATGAGGGGGAACTGGTGGAGTCCGTCAAGAGGGTGACCGCAGACTTTGTGTCCAGGCCAGCCACCATCGGCCTAGGGCTGCGAGCATTTCAGATTGACCCCTACGCTAAGCCGATAGTTGTGCACGTGATTGGAGCTTCCCACGTGGAGACCCTCAATGCCCGGGTAACGGATTACGACGAGCTGTCCCGCATGTTTCCTAAACACCAGGGCATCGAGGTGGTGATGGTAGGAGTCGACGTGGTTGACGGGCCCATCATGAGACCTCCGTTGGTGGCCTTTGGGCCTCGGGAGAGGGTCTACCTCAGCAGCTACAAAGGCCTTTATCACGACTTCTGGGAATTGCAAGTGGAGACTCAGCAGGCTGCTCGGCCTGACCTCGTGGTAGGCTTCCATCCAG GTTTCCACGCCTGCCCTGATCTAATGGAGAGCTGGCTTCCAACCTTGTTGCTCCTCAGAGATTACAAGATACCCTCACTCTTCACTGTTTACAG cGAGCAAGAGCTGAAGCATTCCCTGAAGATCTCGATGGGGCTGGAGATGCAGATCACGGGCTGTGGGGCCAACCCCTTTGCCTCCCTCAAGCCGGAGCAGGCCTACTCCAACCCAAACAAGCTCCCCGTCTTCTGTAACTCCCACTATTTCGTGTTCCGCGGATTGTCCGGCTCTCCAGGTGAGCCAGACGCAGGAGAGCTGGAAGGGGACAAGGGCGAGAACGATTAG
- the CFAP70 gene encoding LOW QUALITY PROTEIN: cilia- and flagella-associated protein 70 (The sequence of the model RefSeq protein was modified relative to this genomic sequence to represent the inferred CDS: substituted 1 base at 1 genomic stop codon) has product MVGFQVPAVGEKECPFVFKNGALKIGGEREPVPRPKRWPVSNILAMGAQNIPDCFVAGCNYEEEDGELTAPEDREIRIQGETFKKRIMWDLERRCYLDPGAVIWXENTGCTLGVLTTIPQRLSVPLCLSFRKRIAECRYWPVEVARMPAVTSTKGKGGKAEKGGGGGSSAGGGGGGEEESISFHGVAYINMVPLLYPGVTSIRGAFRVMPFHESDVFERTKCTTSLFREGHHLAANRFGATGLPVKVGGKNMKEERPTRENVVRKMSNIVKAQGSEIAMEAVISMCQNVEGQQYVDAGTFLVLEFALDKALVPKRLPEELASRVQEMIPPRPQLPRKTTGAKKAVEDYHAQIISIAETLLEEYHELFGRQLAEGLVVDHQNLEDQKCQLNYELNSSGKYFAFKEQLKHSVVKIVREKYLKTTSFENLDELQAFLSELYVYLVDQMHVALIQVLSQQTPSPPPPIYNTSDHLLLFAREAQINGDFDLALTYYQERLARDRQDIQSWLDYGAFCLLTEENLKAQECFREAVALNHNHLPSLLMCGVMAVIMENYEEAEVFFEDATCLEPNSVLAWTILGLFYDIQENDIRVEMAFRKATKLLKARLVKEKPSLEVPPSASPIPQTQSVSFSKEELVSEDAVDVPLRLRSESTEPTISIRRPEDEGAVAKVSKRLSIAPSKLRVPSVRDPAKGPALIFEVESGPLPPAPAPVSIFRETIRFLMDVNAFQFVHKALAHELVSPQGGPSCEYYLVLAQTYLLKMEYDKAEACLEQAVQIDFLCPDVWAQKGHLCYLTKNFGEAKDCYERTVSFVSDASDMHSVYLRLGSIYLERKEYNKAKNIFLLASKKSPSCLTWLGVGIGCYRLKEMVEAEDALSEANSLNNNNAEVWAYLALVCMAGGRQLEAEQSYKYAVKLGLANEDLLRELKEVQLEVGFGDPSF; this is encoded by the exons ATGGTCGGCTTCCAAGTGCCAGCTGTGGGCGAG AAAGAGTGCCCCTTTGTCTTCAAGAATGGGGCCCTGAAGATTGGTGGCGAACGAGAGCCAGTGCCCCGGCCCAAGAGATGGCCGGTCAGCAACATCTTAGCGATGGGGGCTCAGAACATCCCGGATTGCTTTGTCGCCGGCTGCAATTATGAGGAGGAAGATGGAGAGCTGACCGCACCGGAG gataGAGAGATCAGGATTCAGGGAGAAACTTTCAAGAAAAGGATCATGTGGGACTTGGAGAGGCGCTGTTACCTCGATCCTGGAGCTGTGATCTGGTGAGAAAACACAGGCTGTACTCTGGGGGT GCTGACGACGATTCCTCAGCGTCTTTCTGTTCCTTTGTGCCTCAGCTTTCGGAAACGTATTGCAGAGTGCCGGTACTGGCCTGTGGAGGTTGCCAGAATGCCGGCGGTCACATCCACCAAAGGAAAAGGCGGCAAAGCAGAGAAG ggaggaggtggcggcagcagcgccggcggcggaggaggaggagaggaagaatccATTTCCTTCCACGGGGTTGCTTATATCAACATGGTGCCTTTGCTGTATCCGGGGGTGACGAGCATACGGGGCGCATTCCGGGTCATGCCCTTCCACGAAAGTGATGTGTTTGAACGG ACCAAGTGCACCACCAGCCTCTTCCGCGAAGGCCACCACTTGGCGGCCAACAGGTTTGGGGCGACGGGGCTGCCTGTCAAAGTCGGGGGGAAGAATATGAAGGAGGAGCGGCCGACCCGGGAGAACGTTGTGAGAAAG ATGTCCAATATTGTGAAAGCGCAAGGCTCCGAGATCGCCATGGAAGCCGTCATATCAATGTGTCAGAACGTGGAAGGGCAG CAATACGTGGATGCCGGGACATTTTTGGTGCTGGAATTTGCGCTGGACAAAGCCTTGGTACCCAAGCGTTTGCCGGAGGAACTCGCCAGCCG GGTGCAGGAGATGATCCCTCCACGTCCTCAGCTCCCTCGAAAGACCACAGGAGCAAAGAAG GCGGTAGAAGATTACCACGCTCAGATTATCAGCATCGCTGAGACCCTCCTAGAAGAATACCACGAGCTGTTCGGGAGACAGTTGGCCGAAGGCCTCGTGGTTGACCACCAAAACCTGGAGGACCAGAAGTGCCAGCTCAACTATGAgctgaacagctcagggaaataTTTCGCTTTTAAGGAGCAACTCAAG CACTCCGTGGTGAAGATAGTGAGGGAGAAGTACCTGAAGACGACTTCCTTCGAGAATCTGGACGAGCTCCAGGCCTTCCTGAGCGAGCTGTACGTGTACCTGGTGGACCAGATGCACGTGGCCCTGATTCAG GTGCTGTCCCAGCAAACCCCCAGCCCGCCTCCTCCCATCTACAACACCTCCGACCACCTCCTGCTGTTTGCTCGTGAAGCCCAGATCAACGGGGACTTTGACTTGGCCTTGACTTACTACCAGGAG AGACTGGCCCGTGACCGGCAGGATATCCAGAGCTGGCTTGACTATGGAGCTTTCTGCCTGCTGACCGAGGAGAACCTCAAAGCCCAGGAGTGCTTTCGGGAGGCCGTGGCCCTGAATCACAACCACCTGCCCAG CCTGCTGATGTGTGGTGTCATGGCAGTGATAATGGAAAATTACGAAGAGGCGGAAGTTTTCTTTGAGGATGCCACCTGCTTGGAGCCCAACAGCGTCCTGGCCTGGACAATTTTAG GCCTGTTCTACGATATCCAGGAGAATGACATTCGCGTGGAGATGGCATTCCGGAAAGCGACCAAGCTCTTGAAAGCTCGTCTGGTCAAGGAGAAACCATCGTTGGAGGTGCCCCCCTCTGCCTCCCCAATCCCACAAACGCAGTCTGTCTCCTTTTCCAAGGAAGAGCTGG tttCTGAAGATGCTGTGGACGTCCCTTTGAGACTCCGCTCGGAGTCCACAGAGCCGACCATCTCCATCCGCCGGCCGGAAGATGAGGGGGCCGTGGCCAAGGTCTCCAAGCGGCTTTCCATCGCCCCCAGCAAACTCCGGGTGCCTTCTGTGAGAG ATCCTGCCAAGGGGCCAGCGCTTATCTTCGAAGTAGAGAGTGGCCCTCTGCCTCCCGCCCCGGCCCCCGTCTCCATCTTCAGGGAGACAATCCGCTTCTTGATGGACGTCAATGCCTTCCAG TTTGTCCACAAGGCCTTGGCGCATGAACTGGTCAGCCCGCAAGGTGGGCCCAGCTGCGAGTATTACCTGGTGCTGGCCCAGACGTACCTGCTCAAGATGGAGTACGACAAGGCCGAGGCGTGCCTCGAACAGGCCGTCCAGATCGATTTCTTG TGTCCAGACGTTTGGGCTCAGAAAGGGCATCTCTGCTACCTGACCAAGAACTTCGGCGAAGCGAAGGACTGCTATGAGCGGACCGTCAGTTTCGTCAGCGATGCTTCCGACATGCATTCTGTGTACCTGCGTCTGGGATCCATCTACCTGGAAAGAAAGGAG TACAACAAAGCGAAGAACATCTTCCTGCTGGCGAGTAAGAAATCCCCGTCCTGCCTCACCTGGCTGGGTGTGGGAATCGGCTGCTACAGG